The genomic stretch AGGGCGGCGTAGACGCCCTTGTCGCTCATGGGTTTGAGCAGCTGCGCATGCGCGCCCATCTCCATGGCCCAGCGAAGACGCCCCGGCGCTTCCGACCCGATCAGGGCGATCATCGGCATCGGGGATTGTCCTGGCGACCAGGGGAACTGCTCGTCGTGCCCCATGTCTGCATCATAGAAGATGAAGTCCGCCGCAATTGCCTCGGCGGACAATTCGGGCCAGGCCTCGCGAGCCTCCAGGCCGATGACACCGAGCTGCCGGATCAGGCCCTGCACCGACGGGTGGGGCCGGTGCAGGATCCAGGCTGTCGCTCCGCCAAGGTTCTCGGTCCTGATGCGCGTCATGGCACCACTTTCAGCCAGGGGCCGCCCTGGAGGGAATGCGAGCGGGCGGTGAGATAGGGATCTGCGCGCAGTGTCGGCAGGCGCTTGATCTCGCGAAAGCGGCCGTTCTCCAGCCGCGCGATGATGGTTGGCTGGCGCGCGTGATGATGTTCAGGATCAAGTCTCGGCTTATGGCCGGAGCTGATCGCGGAGCGCAGAAGTTCCGGCAGTGGAAGCACTTCTGCGCGAGGGCGGCCGTGCAACAAGCTGGCCAGTTCGTGCACGGACTGACGGGCCATCTCGTGGAATGATCCGCCGGAGCCGCCGTTTGGCTCGAACCACGGCCCTGCCGACACCAGTCCTTCGGCCGCTTCACCTGCGGATGTGATCTCGCATTCGGTGAAGTTGCAGGAGAGGACCGTGGGGCCCTTGTCGAATTCCGCTTCCTGCTTCAGCTCCGCCAGTCGC from Pseudorhizobium banfieldiae encodes the following:
- a CDS encoding ANTAR domain-containing response regulator — its product is MTRIRTENLGGATAWILHRPHPSVQGLIRQLGVIGLEAREAWPELSAEAIAADFIFYDADMGHDEQFPWSPGQSPMPMIALIGSEAPGRLRWAMEMGAHAQLLKPMSDKGVYAALLVARSNFDRAKASEALITDLQNRLSARQTIVRAVMIFVMQGKTEAEAYDLLRQTAMTWRVTIETAAERLVANHSNERGTDDGRRIDLA